Proteins encoded together in one Ciona intestinalis chromosome 1, KH, whole genome shotgun sequence window:
- the LOC100178569 gene encoding ATP-dependent RNA helicase DDX19B, with product MTDENWAEAVDKQEQLSKKVDTLHINANSNLNKKNESLPQLVEPTVPVTDENYEKPLTHEESALLKKLLHDKLIQSNQELQVQQRDPTSPLFSAKSFEELNLKEELVQGIFAMGFNRPSKIQETALPLLVCNPPQNMIAQSQSGTGKTAAFVLTMLSRINIENKYPQCVCLSPTYELALQTGKAVEQMGKYLKGLQVAYAIRGNQVQRNTNIPAQIVIGTPGTMLDWTRKRVFDLGKVEVFVLDEADVMIDTQGFKDQSIRIQRQLSNKCQLLLFSATYDEQVMRFAEQIVHHPNIIKLRRNEETLENIKQYYVKCSTIEKKYESIINLYGVLSVGQAIIFCHTRKTAAWLAKRMCEDKHIVALLSGELDVSQRAAVLRRFKEAKERVLVTTNVCSRGIDVEQVTLVINFDLPVDYNRRPDCETYLHRIGRTGRFGKTGVAINFVAHDQDMRILMEIQDHFGIKITNLDTGNHADMEEKLGEED from the exons ATGACAGACGAAAATTGGGCTGAGGCTGTGGACAAGCAAGAACAATTATCTAAAAAGGTTGATACACTGCATATAAATGCCAACagtaatttaaacaagaaaaatgaaTCGCTTCCCCAGCTTGTGGAACCTACTGTTCCAGTAACTGatgaaaattatgaaaaacCATTAACCCATGAAGAAAGTGCTCTTCTCAAGAAACTTCTTCATGATAAGTTGATACAGAGCAACCAGGAGCTACAAGTTCAACAACGAGATCCTACGTCACCACTATTCTCTGCCAAGTCATTTGAAGAGCTCAACTTAAAGGAAGAACTTGTTCAGGGAATCTTTGCCATGGGATTTAATAGGCCTTCAAAAATACAGGAAACAGCTCTTCCATTGCTTGTATGTAACCCACCACAAAACATGATTGCACAGTCACAGTCTGGAACCGGCAAAACTGCAGCGTTCGTTCTGACCATGCTGAGtagaataaatattgaaaacaaatatcCACAATGCGTGTGTCTATCCCCCACATACGAGCTTGCTTTACAAACTGGAAAAGCTGTTGAGCAAATGGGAAAATATCTAAAAGGACTTCAAGTTGCCTATGCTATTCGCGGAAATCAAG tTCAACGAAATACCAACATTCCTGCTCAGATTGTTATTGGAACCCCGGGAACAATGTTAGATTGGACAAGGAAGCGG GTATTTGATCTTGGGAAAGTTGAAGTCTTTGTTTTGGATGAAGCAGATGTTATGATAGATACTCAGGGATTTAAAGATCAATCCATACGAATACAAAGGCAACTTTCTAATAAATGTCAGCTGCTTTTGTTCAGTGCTACTTATGATGAACAAGTTATGAGATTTGCAGAGCAAATTGTTCATCATCCCAATATTATTAAG CTAAGAAGGAATGAAGAAACTCTTGAAAACATCAAGCAGTATTATGTCAAGTGCAGcacaatagaaaaaaaatacgaGTCCATAATTAATTTGTATGGTGTCTTGTCTGTGGGGCAAGCAATCATATTTTGCCATACAAGAAAAACAGCTGCATGGCTTGCTAAAAGAATGTGCGAAGATAAACATATCGTTGCATTGTTGAGTGGAGAGCTGGATGTATCACAAAGAGCAGCTGTTTTAAGAcg GTTTAAGGAGGCAAAGGAGCGAGTTCTGGTGACAACCAATGTTTGTTCTCGTGGCATTGATGTTGAGCAGGTGACACTTGTCATTAATTTTGACCTGCCAGTGGATTATAACCGACGACCTGATTGTGAAACATATCTACATCGTATCGGTCGTACTGGTCGCTTTGGAAAAACTGGCGTTGCAATAAACTTTGTAGCTCATGATCAGGACATGAGAATTCTAATGGAGATTCAGGATCACTTTGGAATAAAGATAACAAACCTGGACACTGGAAATCATGCAGATATGGAAGAGAAGTTGGGAGAAGAGGactga
- the LOC113474007 gene encoding exocyst complex component 4-like, whose protein sequence is MSKNPFETVNTPTHSNTWSSQNVSIPRTKVAGVGRAGFIRDPSGLLMSIIRTLAASEDDHQRELEKERLEEAFTENDEKLDVLVSENYEELAVTIKQFGKIGDRISQSRQRIRKVKESLQQCKSLLYCRQDEMRKLWVEGVEHKKVLFLLDQIERVKEAPQKIEFYLSKKHYLHATELLIQTLSALEKELVPVEALNDVRNELISKKLAIHDTFISELHRQIYVNSVNAGMATKPDKQVAKIRNAAKLERRNSGEEDGRIGKFDPKILELEAEDLNPDDDPLNLMTVLVESLSRLHRIPDMIEATKVKMDRHINMIVTHATVEVTDLAFDDENKDVDNPKRLLQLLNSLFKKFYCIVAAHKHVLKDLKTAITTSDLDTQLYDMEEIWAKIQSVLQNLLNDYLDADNAAVTSQLSGLSFTESVSLSSHFMKKRAPRPRVAKLFRFDASSHAISMNTYLREQRAQKRTHSVEGVTSPLMDHALSTQKVCKANPRNITLIFGPLKKFIGKIEDEQDYPDGKMCALHEYITDYVQDIFIRQIQYELKKDFDSAMKVTDPLKVLADLATQQSLGNFKSLLHSAVVADKCLWDLYDLTCSLDSYHDHFLTMACSLMQEYKEMSIQSYRGVTQPESEDQQIVSASWVRQSEVTEVLTAMDNWKAVYSGRSTQQQLKPAQIKAVDVNFIKEAQFLMDRMEGYALAKNSLIEDTTDLKAIASLHESLEWMTGRLGTFVTSIQKYAPPDTLSMLKKLAQDYKNMSEICLLCLHIEMRLHCFYHLVPMFLNNSYDIRGLDSMEHDFQITKLKKDISSAEENLSVSLNEKKYRYVFEGLGHQMAAILMWGAKHIKRISPSGVKKMCRNVFALQQLLTNLTMSREPHLDMARQFYEMMYLMPDDLQAQVVEQGVRYSEEDYVEALNLLHRSKPGSGNENAQHARVQRLKGIVQEQTYKMEHAEQQSQDDI, encoded by the coding sequence atgtCGAAGAATCCATTTGAAACAGTGAACACTCCAACCCATTCAAACACCTGGAGCAGCCAAAATGTTTCTATTCCAAGAACGAAGGTGGCCGGTGTTGGCAGGGCAGGTTTTATCCGTGATCCATCTGGATTACTTATGTCAATTATACGAACATTAGCTGCGAGTGAAGATGACCACCAGAGAGAGCTAGAAAAGGAAAGATTGGAAGAAGCGTTTACtgaaaatgatgaaaaacTAGATGTTCTTGTTTCGGAGAATTACGAAGAGCTAGCAGTGACAATTAAGCAGTTTGGGAAAATTGGAGATCGTATATCGCAATCGAGGCAGCGCATCCGAAAAGTAAAGGAAAGCTTGCAACAGTGCAAGTCTCTTCTTTACTGTAGACAAGATGAAATGCGCAAACTTTGGGTGGAAGGAGTAgaacataaaaaagttttatttcttttagaTCAAATCGAAAGAGTCAAAGAAGCCCCACAAAAAATTGAGTTTTATTTGTCGAAAAAACACTATCTTCATGCTACAGAACTACTTATCCAAACTCTTAGTGCGCTGGAAAAGGAATTGGTTCCAGTTGAAGCTCTGAATGATGTCCGAAATGAATTGATAAGCAAGAAATTGGCCATACATGACACTTTCATCAGTGAACTTCACAGGCAGATCTATGTAAATTCAGTAAATGCTGGAATGGCCACAAAGCCAGACAAACAGGTTGCGAAGATCCGGAATGCTGCAAAGCTGGAGAGGAGAAATTCAGGTGAAGAAGATGGAAGAATTGGGAAGTTTGATCCGAAAATATTGGAGCTTGAAGCGGAGGATTTAAATCCAGATGATGATCCTCTGAATCTAATGACTGTGTTGGTGGAATCTTTAAGTCGTCTTCATCGAATTCCAGACATGATAGAGGCTACTAAAGTTAAGATGGACCGTCATATAAATATGATAGTTACACATGCTACGGTTGAAGTAACTGATCTTGCATTTGATGATGAAAATAAGGATGTTGACAACCCAAAGCGTTTGTTACAACTTCTTAACTcgctgtttaaaaagttttattgcaTTGTGGCCGCCCACAAGCATGTACTTAAAGATTTGAAAACTGCTATTACTACATCTGACTTGGACACACAGCTGTATGACATGGAAGAAATATGGGCAAAGATACAGTCTGTACTGCAGAATCTTTTAAACGATTACCTAGATGCTGATAATGCAGCTGTAACCTCACAACTTTCCGGACTTAGTTTTACAGAAAGTGTTAGTCTTTCTTCTCACTTTATGAAGAAGAGAGCCCCGAGACCACGAGTGGCAAAGCTATTCAGATTTGATGCTTCTTCTCATGCTATTTCTATGAATACATACCTTCGAGAGCAAAGAGCTCAGAAGCGTACTCATTCTGTTGAAGGGGTAACTTCTCCTTTGATGGATCATGCTCTTTCAACACAAAAAGTTTGCAAAGCAAATCCCCGCAACATCACACTCATATTTGGCCCATTGAAAAAGTTTATTGGAAAGATTGAAGATGAGCAAGATTATCCTGATGGCAAAATGTGTGCTTTACATGAATATATCACAGATTATGTACAAGATATATTCATTCGTCAAATACAGTATGAGCTAAAAAAGGATTTTGATTCAGCAATGAAAGTCACAGACCCCCTAAAAGTGTTAGCTGACTTGGCCACACAACAAAGTCTTGGCAACTTTAAAAGCTTGCTACATAGTGCTGTAGTTGCAGATAAATGCCTTTGGGATCTGTATGATTTGACCTGTAGTTTGGATTCTTACCATGACCACTTTCTCACTATGGCTTGTTCCCTAATGCAGGAATATAAAGAAATGTCAATCCAGTCATATCGCGGTGTCACTCAGCCAGAGTCAGAGGACCAGCAGATAGTAAGTGCTTCTTGGGTGAGACAATCTGAAGTTACAGAGGTACTTACTGCCATGGATAATTGGAAGGCAGTGTATAGTGGAAGATctacacaacaacaactaaaacCTGCGCAGATAAAAGCAGTAGATGTGAACTTTATTAAGGAAGCTCAGTTTTTAATGGATCGCATGGAAGGATATGCACTTGCTAAGAACAGTTTAATTGAAGACACAACTGACCTAAAAGCGATTGCAAGCCTCCATGAGAGCTTAGAATGGATGACAGGAAGACTGGGAACTTTTGTTACCAGCATCCAGAAATACGCACCTCCTGATACACTTTCCATGCTGAAAAAGCTTGCACaagattataaaaacatgtctgAAATTTGTTTGCTTTGTCTACATATTGAGATGCGCCTACATTGCTTCTACCACTTGGTGCCTATGTTCTTAAACAACAGTTATGATATACGTGGACTAGACAGCATGGAACACGACTTCCAAATCACAAAGCTTAAAAAAGACATATCGTCTGCCGAGGAAAACTTGAGTGTCTCACTTAATGAAAAGAAATATCGATATGTGTTTGAAGGCCTTGGACATCAAATGGCCGCCATTTTAATGTGGGGTGCAAAGCATATTAAAAGAATCTCTCCATCTGGAGTAAAAAAGATGTGTCGGAATGTGTTTGCTCTTCAACAACTGCTAACCAACCTGACTATGTCAAGGGAGCCACATCTAGATATGGCACGACAGTTTTACGAGATGATGTACTTGATGCCAGATGATCTCCAAGCTCAAGTGGTGGAGCAGGGAGTACGGTACAGTGAGGAAGATTATGTTGAAGCATTGAACCTCCTTCATAGAAGCAAACCAGGTTCTGGAAACGAGAACGCTCAACATGCCCGAGTTCAAAGATTGAAAGGGATTGTTCAagaacaaacatataaaatggAACATGCTGAACAACAAAGTCAGGATGATAtatga
- the LOC100183293 gene encoding transcription elongation factor A protein 1 yields MSTSNEEEVLYIAKKLDKMVSKKSADNALDVLKALKQIPINLDTLQKTRIGMSVNNIRKQTANDEVAIAAKQLIKGWKKLVSEPSSASKKSEDNKKKEKPEPIISTNIRKTSTTKMEVSASSHTMDTSSLQSTGNSVRDKCREMLVRGLQTDNTSGHSDQQCAFLAAAIEEAIYSEFKDTGVKYKNRIRSRFSNLKDTRNSILRLNVLNGILKPEQIAKMTAEEMASDEMKKKREEYEQQNIKDHQMSVNEGTKTDMFVCGRCKGRACTYNQLQTRSADEPMTTFVFCTECGNRWKFC; encoded by the exons ATGAGCACCAGTAACGAAGAAGAAGTTTTGTACATAGCCAAGAAGCTCGATAAAATGGTTTCTAAAAAATCTGCG GATAATGCCTTGGATGTCTTGAAGGCTCTGAAACAAATTCCAATAAACTTAGACACACTGCAGAAAACTCGTATTGGTATGTCAGTTAATAATATAAGAAAACAAACTGCAAACGATGAGGTTGcaatagcagcaaaacaacttATAAAGGGTTGGAAGAAGTTGGTTTCAG aaccCAGTTCAGCGTCAAAGAAATCTgaagataataaaaaaaaggaaaaacccGAACCAATAATATCAACCAATATCCGAAAGACAAGCACaacaaaa ATGGAAGTTTCTGCTTCATCTCACACAATGGACACCTCATCACTTCAATCCACAGGAAATTCCGTTCGAGATAAATGTCGTGAAATGTTGGTACGAGGATTGCAAACAGATA ATACATCGGGCCACAGTGACCAACAATGTGCATTTCTTGCTGCTGCTATTGAAGAAGCTATCTACTCTGAATTTAAAGATACAGGAGTGAAATACAAGAACAGAATACGAAGCAGATTTAGTAACTTAAAAGACACCAGAAACTCCATCCTTCGACTGAATGTTCTCAACGGTATTCTTAAGCCAGAACAAATCGCCAAAATGACCGCTGAG GAGATGGCGAGTGAcgaaatgaaaaagaaaagagAGGAATACGAGCAACAGAACATCAAAGATCATCAGATGTCTGTCAACGAAGGAACGAAGACTGACATGTTCGTATGCGGTCGATGCAAAGGACGGGCATGCACATACAATCAG CTGCAAACGAGAAGTGCTGACGAGCCCATGACAACTTTCGTCTTCTGTACTGAATGTGGAAACAGATGGAAATTCTGTTAA
- the LOC101243183 gene encoding uncharacterized protein LOC101243183 → MTSAAISSFVMVFVLAFVCTATLARSIGQQQQQNGIQESERSGRAIKSLCVDYYSQLPYALWKHACGSQTTLNRRGFQNNAEGPVKKSSMEYQQQQSNRMINALYARLFEKLSKDMSENKRSADLFGAEAPMYII, encoded by the exons atgacATCTGCCGCAATTTCTTCATTTGTGATGGTTTTTGTTCTCGCCTTCGTCTGTACGGCGACTTTGGCAAGATCAATTGGCCAGCAACAGCAGCAAA ACGGAATTCAGGAATCAGAGAGAAGCGGGAGGGCCATCAAAAGTCTTTGCGTTGATTACTACTCCCAACTCCCATACGCGCTTTGGAAACATGCATGCGGGTCACAAACAACTCTCA ATCGCCGTGGATTTCAAAATAACGCGGAAGGGCCAGTAAAGAAGTCGAGCATGGAATACCAGCAGCAGCAGAGCAATAGAATGATCAATGCTCTTTACGCTCGACTCTTCGAAAAACTATCCAAGGATATGTCGGAAAACAAAAGATCCGCAGACCTTTTCGGAGCAGAAGCGCCgatgtatattatttaa